In Nanoarchaeota archaeon, a single genomic region encodes these proteins:
- a CDS encoding Eco57I restriction-modification methylase domain-containing protein — translation MVGNPPYIRIQTLDKKDIDYFSKNYASAIGNYDIYSLFVEKAVNLIKDLGKVGFILPNKFFISNYGQPLRNFIITNKSLKEIVNFKDNQIFLGASTYTCLLFLEKSNNTQIKYSEMNTIEHIHDYLVKIPPLSSFDNGDLKTGMIQEDSLKNNVWNFNVGSNQRIINQLIKIKTNLNQIKENFFQGVATSADSIYLVKLVQDLGDKIKIKSEETGKEHIIEKEFTKRLVKGKDIERYYVNYVNRILIFPYTKTDKGYESLTEEELQKHNGIYSYFKELENKIKDREHKKLSKSKSWFSLTYPRSINLYDLPKILTPNSAFHSSFYFDERDNYYMTCGVAGGFALILNKGHSLDEKYLLGILNSKLMEYLNQNIGTSLQGKYYSYDPKIIGRYPIITPDKKQQQEIISLVNQMLALQKKYHNDKSAGREKELLEQQIKQVDFEIDELVYKIYGITEEERKVVEESLR, via the coding sequence GTGGTCGGGAATCCGCCATATATTAGAATACAAACATTAGATAAAAAAGATATTGATTATTTTAGCAAGAACTATGCCTCAGCAATAGGCAATTATGATATTTATTCTTTATTTGTAGAAAAAGCGGTTAATTTAATAAAGGATTTGGGAAAAGTAGGGTTTATCCTACCAAATAAATTTTTTATATCTAACTATGGGCAACCTTTGAGAAATTTCATCATAACCAATAAAAGTTTAAAAGAAATTGTGAATTTTAAAGATAATCAAATATTTTTGGGCGCGAGCACGTATACTTGTTTGCTTTTTTTAGAAAAATCAAATAACACCCAGATAAAATATTCGGAAATGAATACGATAGAACATATTCATGATTATTTAGTAAAAATACCCCCTCTTTCTTCTTTTGATAATGGAGATCTTAAAACAGGAATGATTCAAGAAGACTCCTTAAAAAATAATGTTTGGAATTTTAATGTGGGAAGTAATCAGAGAATAATAAATCAACTAATAAAAATAAAGACGAATTTAAATCAAATCAAAGAGAATTTTTTTCAGGGTGTGGCTACGAGTGCCGATTCAATATATTTAGTAAAATTAGTTCAGGATTTAGGGGATAAAATAAAAATAAAAAGTGAAGAAACTGGAAAAGAACATATTATTGAAAAGGAATTCACAAAAAGATTAGTAAAAGGAAAAGATATAGAACGGTATTATGTTAATTACGTAAATAGAATTTTAATATTCCCGTATACAAAAACGGATAAAGGATATGAATCATTAACAGAAGAGGAATTACAGAAACATAATGGAATTTATTCTTATTTTAAAGAATTAGAGAATAAGATAAAAGATAGAGAACACAAGAAACTTTCTAAATCAAAAAGTTGGTTTTCTCTTACGTATCCCAGAAGCATTAATCTTTATGATTTACCTAAAATATTAACGCCAAACAGCGCATTTCATTCTTCTTTTTATTTTGATGAGCGAGATAATTATTATATGACCTGCGGAGTTGCTGGTGGATTTGCTTTGATATTAAACAAAGGCCATTCTTTAGATGAAAAATACTTATTAGGAATTCTTAATTCGAAATTGATGGAATATTTAAATCAGAATATAGGAACGTCACTACAAGGAAAGTATTACTCTTATGATCCCAAAATTATAGGACGATACCCAATTATAACTCCTGATAAAAAACAGCAGCAAGAAATAATATCCTTAGTAAATCAGATGCTTGCGCTTCAAAAGAAATATCATAACGATAAAAGCGCGGGGCGCGAAAAGGAACTCTTGGAACAGCAGATTAAGCAGGTGGACTTCGAGATTGATGAGCTGGTGTATAAGATTTATGGAATAACTGAGGAGGAAAGGAAAGTTGTTGAAGAAAGTTTGAGATAG
- a CDS encoding KilA-N domain-containing protein, with the protein MDKINVLGTEISYCNFREDDYISLTDMVKNTENGLALIEKWLRNKNTIEFLGIWEDINNPDFNSPEFEGIKSQAGLNRFILSVKQWTEKTNSIGIIAKAGRYGGTYAHKDIAFEFAAWISPKFKLYLIKEFQRLKEEEKKQLGWDIKRNLAKINYAIHTGAIKENLIPKEVTPQQINLIYAMEADVLNVALFGMTAKEWRDDNDGKKGNIRDYANVSQLICLSNLENLNAFFINEGLPQDKRLVKLNQIAIQQMKLLTDDSNVRKMKLKSK; encoded by the coding sequence ATGGACAAAATAAATGTTTTGGGAACTGAAATATCTTATTGCAATTTCCGCGAAGACGACTATATCTCTTTGACAGATATGGTGAAAAATACCGAAAACGGCCTTGCTTTAATCGAAAAATGGCTGAGAAACAAGAACACAATAGAATTCCTCGGAATCTGGGAAGATATAAACAATCCCGATTTTAATTCCCCCGAATTCGAGGGAATTAAAAGCCAAGCAGGCCTGAACAGATTTATTCTTTCTGTCAAGCAATGGACAGAAAAGACAAATTCAATCGGCATTATTGCAAAAGCAGGAAGATATGGCGGAACTTACGCCCATAAAGACATTGCGTTTGAGTTTGCAGCATGGATATCGCCCAAGTTCAAGCTATACCTAATAAAAGAATTTCAAAGGCTGAAGGAAGAAGAGAAAAAACAATTGGGCTGGGACATTAAGCGAAATCTGGCTAAAATTAACTACGCGATCCACACGGGTGCGATAAAAGAAAATCTCATTCCAAAAGAAGTAACTCCGCAGCAGATAAACCTGATTTATGCAATGGAAGCGGACGTACTGAATGTTGCATTATTCGGCATGACGGCAAAAGAGTGGAGGGATGACAATGATGGCAAAAAAGGCAACATACGGGATTATGCAAATGTGTCCCAGCTTATCTGCCTTTCCAATTTGGAAAATTTAAATGCTTTTTTTATTAACGAAGGGCTGCCGCAGGATAAACGGCTGGTCAAATTAAACCAAATTGCAATCCAGCAAATGAAATTGCTGACTGATGATTCCAATGTCAGGAAAATGAAACTGAAAAGCAAGTAA
- a CDS encoding flavodoxin family protein, whose amino-acid sequence MKTKKTLIICQSIHHGNTMEIAKVLANELNAEIKKPSEVKNEELDKYDLIGFGSGIYDGKHHISLLDLVDKSSKGVGKKTFIFSTSGAPVAILGDKFLSNYSVKAHAALKDKLESKGYKILGEFIAPGFNTNVFLKYIGGLNKNRPNQKDFERAKEFASKIKGSF is encoded by the coding sequence ATGAAAACAAAAAAAACACTTATAATCTGCCAATCAATCCATCATGGAAATACTATGGAAATAGCAAAAGTTCTTGCTAATGAATTAAATGCGGAAATTAAAAAACCTTCTGAAGTAAAAAATGAAGAATTAGATAAGTATGATTTAATTGGTTTTGGTTCAGGAATATATGATGGTAAGCATCACATTAGTTTGCTTGATCTTGTAGACAAATCATCAAAGGGTGTTGGTAAAAAAACTTTTATCTTTTCAACTAGCGGGGCTCCTGTTGCTATACTGGGCGATAAGTTTCTAAGCAATTATTCAGTAAAAGCACATGCCGCACTCAAAGATAAGTTAGAATCTAAGGGTTACAAGATTCTTGGTGAGTTCATCGCACCCGGCTTTAATACCAATGTTTTTCTTAAATATATTGGCGGGTTAAATAAAAATAGACCAAATCAAAAAGATTTTGAGAGAGCAAAAGAATTTGCATCAAAAATAAAGGGCAGTTTTTGA
- a CDS encoding amidohydrolase family protein — MKVNDAHYHFGFNGFLGSIGRGRLIVKNSYNSLKKDWDKYDIQNAVLFSMPEPSGYSRYFSELVLALSGYYLYKKLLFSTPIDDSLLANNDYSGINDTISKLNDARIEFVPFVNSKFEISDIERFDNIKGVKFYEPHGAIPDSLLDYLNENELNMVLHLSEENDKNPDKFLEIVENNDEITFQAAHCANGIPKIIDALDEYSNLFVDTSACTHPYYKYYKNIPLEDITKEHTDKVLFGSDEPWTRYAEQIQQIECLDLSRTDVNKILNQNYFRVWG; from the coding sequence ATGAAAGTAAATGACGCGCATTACCATTTTGGATTTAACGGCTTTTTGGGAAGCATTGGACGCGGGAGATTAATTGTTAAAAACAGCTACAACAGCCTTAAGAAAGACTGGGACAAGTACGATATCCAGAATGCTGTTCTTTTTTCCATGCCTGAGCCATCGGGCTATTCAAGGTATTTTTCAGAGCTTGTTCTTGCACTTTCGGGGTACTACCTGTATAAAAAACTCCTTTTTTCCACGCCAATAGATGACTCATTACTGGCGAACAATGATTACTCTGGAATAAATGATACTATCAGCAAACTAAATGACGCTAGAATAGAATTTGTGCCTTTTGTCAATTCAAAATTTGAAATTTCAGACATCGAGCGATTCGATAATATCAAAGGAGTAAAATTCTACGAACCTCACGGCGCAATTCCCGACAGCCTGCTTGATTATCTTAACGAAAACGAGCTCAACATGGTATTGCACCTTTCCGAAGAGAACGATAAAAATCCCGACAAATTCCTTGAAATTGTAGAAAATAACGACGAAATAACGTTTCAGGCAGCTCACTGCGCGAATGGCATTCCTAAAATAATTGACGCTCTTGATGAATATTCCAACCTGTTTGTTGACACAAGCGCATGCACGCACCCATATTACAAATATTATAAAAATATCCCTCTTGAAGACATCACCAAAGAACATACTGATAAGGTGCTCTTTGGTTCGGACGAGCCGTGGACAAGATATGCCGAACAGATACAACAGATAGAGTGCCTTGATTTAAGCAGAACGGATGTGAATAAAATACTCAATCAAAACTATTTCCGGGTTTGGGGATAA